The Peribacillus simplex genome contains a region encoding:
- a CDS encoding response regulator translates to MLKIRAVIAEDDFRVADIHEKFLKNFEEIEVVGKAVNAKKTLRILEQKSPDLLLLDVYMPDQLGTDLLPDIRKKFPNVDIIMITAATDKDQLEKALHYGVENYLIKPVEMKRFNQVIEEYLKKVHLMKSKQEIDQDFVDLILKKGSAVSETNDGPALPKGVDEITLAKVIEVLKASDIGLSAEQVSGQIGASRTTARRYLEYLISVKKCKAEVVYGVVGRPERRYYKIQ, encoded by the coding sequence ATGCTGAAGATAAGAGCAGTCATCGCAGAAGATGATTTTCGTGTAGCGGATATCCATGAAAAATTCTTAAAAAACTTTGAAGAAATAGAAGTGGTCGGAAAAGCCGTCAATGCCAAAAAAACGCTTCGGATCTTGGAGCAAAAAAGCCCGGATCTGCTTTTGCTTGATGTATATATGCCAGATCAACTTGGTACAGACCTCCTTCCGGACATACGGAAAAAGTTCCCGAATGTGGATATCATCATGATTACCGCGGCAACGGATAAAGACCAACTTGAAAAGGCGCTACACTATGGTGTAGAGAATTATTTAATTAAACCAGTGGAAATGAAGCGTTTCAATCAAGTTATCGAAGAGTATCTGAAGAAAGTCCATCTGATGAAATCCAAACAAGAGATAGATCAGGATTTTGTTGATCTCATTTTGAAAAAGGGATCTGCGGTTTCGGAAACGAACGATGGGCCGGCCTTACCGAAAGGGGTCGACGAAATCACTTTGGCGAAAGTAATCGAGGTACTCAAAGCAAGCGATATCGGTTTGTCGGCTGAGCAAGTGAGCGGCCAGATCGGCGCTTCCAGGACAACCGCGAGACGCTATCTGGAATATTTGATATCCGTAAAGAAATGTAAAGCGGAAGTCGTATACGGGGTAGTGGGAAGACCTGAGCGAAGATATTATAAAATTCAATAG
- a CDS encoding ATP-binding protein, whose product MRKVSLETKILGLVLSLSLFLIILLTTSFSYMEGRQIAKDKGQLALELSKTISFMPTVTDAFETDDPARTIQPIAEKIRRETGAEFIVVGNKEGIRYSHPLASEIGKRMEGGDNARAIQEGEYYVSEAAGSLGLSIRGKSPVFNADGKIIGIVSVGFLVDDVRAQIFKDLSKEMIVSLVAIMISIIGSYMLARSIRKDTLGLEPFEIANLYKEKNAVLQSVKEGILAIDQNGLITSMNQPAKKLLDIKESVRHLNVDGLFPSKYLFEVLKSGEPQVDKEISWKDKSVIVNCTPIFDSEGVSGVVASFRDRTEIEEMVNTLSEVKMHSEDLRAQTHEFTNKLYVLSGLIQLGEYDEAIDMIQSETSELHSLNRVVFEQIKDTKVQALLLGKIGKASEKKIIFEIDAQSYLEKLPDHIKLSQLTLILGNIIDNALEAVSSVEEPLVKFFATDIGNDMVFEVSDNGKGIPEDAVAHIFDRGFTSKNSGSPSGYGLANADHVVKELGGIIEVHSEDGNTIFTVYLPKEQ is encoded by the coding sequence ATGAGGAAAGTATCGCTGGAAACCAAGATTCTCGGGTTAGTCTTATCGTTGAGCCTGTTTTTGATTATATTATTGACGACTTCTTTTTCCTATATGGAAGGAAGGCAAATAGCAAAGGATAAAGGTCAATTGGCGTTGGAACTTTCAAAGACGATTAGCTTCATGCCTACCGTTACAGATGCCTTTGAAACGGATGATCCCGCTCGCACAATCCAGCCGATTGCCGAAAAGATCCGCAGGGAAACAGGGGCTGAGTTCATCGTAGTCGGGAATAAAGAGGGAATTCGCTACTCCCATCCGCTGGCTTCCGAAATTGGGAAGCGGATGGAAGGCGGGGATAATGCCAGGGCCATTCAGGAAGGCGAATATTATGTCTCCGAAGCGGCAGGATCACTCGGTCTTTCCATTCGGGGGAAGTCACCGGTATTTAATGCGGATGGAAAAATAATTGGAATCGTCTCCGTCGGTTTTTTAGTCGATGATGTCCGCGCCCAAATTTTCAAGGACTTGTCGAAAGAGATGATTGTATCTTTAGTGGCCATCATGATATCGATCATTGGCAGTTATATGCTGGCAAGGAGCATACGTAAAGATACATTGGGGCTGGAACCATTTGAAATCGCCAATTTATATAAAGAAAAAAATGCAGTGCTTCAATCGGTGAAAGAGGGGATTCTGGCCATTGACCAAAATGGGTTGATTACCTCGATGAATCAGCCGGCAAAAAAATTGCTGGATATTAAAGAGTCCGTTCGCCATTTGAATGTGGATGGCCTATTTCCTTCGAAATATTTATTCGAAGTGCTGAAGTCTGGTGAACCGCAGGTGGATAAGGAGATTTCATGGAAAGACAAATCCGTTATCGTCAATTGTACGCCAATCTTCGATAGTGAAGGGGTAAGCGGTGTTGTGGCTTCGTTCCGTGATCGAACGGAAATTGAGGAAATGGTCAACACATTATCGGAAGTGAAGATGCATTCAGAGGATTTAAGGGCACAAACCCATGAGTTCACCAATAAACTATACGTCCTTTCAGGTTTGATACAATTAGGCGAATATGATGAAGCAATAGATATGATTCAAAGCGAAACATCCGAATTGCATTCCCTGAACCGCGTCGTGTTCGAACAGATAAAAGATACAAAGGTACAAGCCCTTTTACTTGGAAAGATAGGGAAGGCATCGGAGAAGAAGATCATCTTCGAAATAGACGCCCAAAGTTACCTAGAGAAACTGCCGGATCATATAAAATTGTCACAACTAACATTGATTCTAGGCAACATTATCGATAATGCACTTGAAGCGGTTTCAAGCGTGGAAGAGCCGCTCGTGAAATTTTTCGCCACGGATATCGGAAATGATATGGTATTTGAAGTGAGCGATAACGGAAAAGGAATACCTGAGGATGCCGTCGCCCATATTTTCGATCGGGGTTTCACTTCGAAAAACAGCGGAAGTCCGAGTGGTTATGGACTTGCGAATGCTGATCATGTCGTCAAAGAGCTGGGCGGCATCATCGAAGTTCACAGCGAGGATGGGAACACCATATTCACCGTGTATCTTCCTAAAGAACAGTGA
- a CDS encoding collagen-like protein, with protein MYMYPTYHYEDQVYLERQFPGLSGFPGIPGSPGFPGQPGFPGAPQFPGQPGPPPGSQAPTAPPPAFIPQQQSASTFAVDPGAISFCLFRNTFIWLNNGARFWYYPIFVGPRSVAGFRWNGRFWTFFGIDTRQINSFSCF; from the coding sequence ATGTATATGTACCCAACGTATCATTATGAAGATCAGGTTTATCTTGAACGGCAGTTTCCTGGTCTATCCGGCTTTCCAGGCATCCCGGGATCACCGGGCTTTCCAGGCCAGCCCGGTTTTCCCGGTGCGCCTCAATTTCCAGGGCAGCCAGGACCACCGCCGGGTTCGCAAGCACCAACAGCGCCCCCGCCAGCGTTTATCCCCCAACAGCAATCGGCTTCAACATTTGCCGTAGATCCAGGTGCCATTTCGTTTTGCCTGTTCAGGAATACTTTTATATGGCTTAATAATGGTGCACGTTTCTGGTATTACCCCATTTTCGTCGGTCCGCGTTCTGTTGCCGGCTTCAGGTGGAATGGCAGGTTCTGGACGTTTTTTGGTATCGATACAAGACAAATCAATTCATTTAGCTGTTTTTGA
- a CDS encoding DNA-3-methyladenine glycosylase family protein, whose product MDEGMIELRIHAPKEFSFSENLTYLSRSSNECLFDIVDQKIYRALVVENETLLVEISAMNETELTVRFPGRTTPMDNQVKDAVSQYVRHWFDLETNLLPFYELAQNDPLLQKPVSQFFGLRNMGIPDLFEAIAWGILGQQINLTYAYTLKRRLVEGFGDFVEFEGKQYWLFPKPDVIAKLTVEDFADLRMTVKKCEYLIGVAQLIAEGELTIEKLLSAKDVKEAEKMLTKIRGIGPWTANYVLMRCLRFPAAFPIDDVGLHNSMKLVMETEAKPTKAAILKLSEAWADWESYATFYLWRLLY is encoded by the coding sequence ATGGATGAAGGCATGATTGAATTGAGGATTCATGCACCAAAGGAGTTTAGTTTTTCGGAAAATCTTACATACTTATCAAGATCCTCCAATGAATGTCTGTTCGATATTGTTGATCAAAAAATTTATCGAGCACTTGTTGTCGAAAACGAGACACTCCTAGTGGAAATCAGTGCGATGAATGAAACGGAGCTGACCGTGCGGTTTCCAGGACGAACAACACCGATGGATAATCAGGTAAAGGATGCTGTTTCCCAATACGTTCGTCACTGGTTCGATCTTGAGACAAACCTGCTTCCTTTTTATGAGCTGGCCCAAAATGACCCTTTATTGCAAAAGCCGGTAAGCCAATTCTTCGGTTTGAGAAATATGGGCATCCCGGATTTATTTGAAGCGATTGCCTGGGGAATACTTGGACAGCAGATTAACTTGACTTATGCCTATACCTTGAAACGGAGGCTTGTGGAAGGATTTGGTGATTTTGTTGAATTCGAAGGAAAGCAATATTGGCTATTTCCAAAGCCTGATGTGATCGCGAAATTGACGGTCGAAGATTTTGCCGATTTGAGGATGACGGTGAAGAAGTGTGAATATTTAATAGGCGTCGCTCAACTGATTGCAGAAGGGGAACTTACTATAGAAAAGCTGTTGAGTGCAAAGGATGTAAAAGAGGCCGAAAAAATGCTGACCAAAATACGGGGAATCGGTCCGTGGACAGCGAACTATGTCTTGATGCGCTGTTTGCGTTTTCCCGCAGCCTTTCCCATCGATGATGTCGGGCTGCATAATTCCATGAAACTGGTCATGGAAACGGAAGCAAAACCAACGAAAGCGGCAATCCTGAAACTATCGGAAGCGTGGGCCGATTGGGAATCCTATGCGACCTTCTATTTATGGAGATTGCTATATTGA
- a CDS encoding bifunctional transcriptional activator/DNA repair enzyme AdaA, whose translation MNPKKADFPNEYWKAIIDCDAAYDDHFLYGVITTGIFCRPSCKSRVPNKENVKIFKNAMMALEEDFRPCKRCKPEGLNLPTEEWVEQIAEWIDTHYSEPLTLNKLADISHGSPYHLQRSFKRVKGISPTEYIQRLRLEKATWLLEKSEQPITEIGLAVGFSSTPYFITLFKRKMGNTPSGYRKAYLKTQALERDQNEE comes from the coding sequence TTGAATCCGAAAAAAGCAGATTTCCCGAATGAATATTGGAAAGCTATTATAGATTGTGATGCAGCATATGATGATCATTTTTTATATGGAGTAATAACGACGGGCATCTTTTGCAGGCCCTCCTGTAAATCCAGGGTGCCGAATAAGGAAAACGTGAAGATTTTCAAAAATGCCATGATGGCTTTGGAAGAAGATTTCCGGCCTTGTAAACGATGTAAACCGGAAGGATTGAATTTGCCGACAGAAGAATGGGTTGAACAAATAGCCGAATGGATCGACACCCATTACAGCGAACCCCTCACATTGAACAAATTGGCGGATATTTCCCACGGCAGCCCCTATCATTTACAACGATCATTCAAGCGTGTGAAGGGGATATCCCCAACTGAATACATTCAACGGCTACGGCTTGAAAAAGCAACGTGGCTGCTGGAAAAGTCCGAACAGCCGATAACTGAAATAGGCTTGGCTGTCGGGTTCTCCAGTACACCCTATTTCATAACGCTATTCAAAAGGAAAATGGGAAATACCCCTTCAGGATATCGGAAAGCTTATCTCAAAACTCAAGCTTTGGAGCGTGATCAAAATGAAGAATGA
- a CDS encoding methylated-DNA--[protein]-cysteine S-methyltransferase, giving the protein MKNDEEQTIDWSILRYDRWQLYVAKTEKGLCYVGSPGQTYEELESWLQKRFPNARLIENEKALTPYLKELQEYFEGIRQAFSLPTDVKGTPFQEEIWAALNQIPYGKTCSYSDIAQIIQRPAAVRAVGTAIGANPVLITVPCHRVIGKNGNITGYRGGTEMKQYLLHLEAEMKV; this is encoded by the coding sequence ATGAAGAATGATGAAGAACAAACCATTGATTGGTCCATATTGCGTTATGATAGGTGGCAGTTATATGTGGCCAAAACGGAAAAAGGGCTTTGCTATGTAGGCTCACCCGGTCAAACGTATGAAGAACTGGAGTCTTGGTTACAAAAACGCTTTCCAAATGCGAGACTTATTGAAAATGAAAAAGCATTAACACCCTATCTAAAAGAACTCCAAGAATATTTCGAAGGGATCAGGCAGGCCTTCTCTCTTCCGACAGATGTAAAGGGCACGCCCTTTCAAGAAGAAATTTGGGCAGCATTGAATCAAATACCTTACGGAAAAACCTGTTCCTATTCCGATATTGCCCAAATCATCCAAAGACCTGCGGCTGTTCGGGCGGTCGGTACGGCCATTGGTGCCAACCCTGTTCTGATCACGGTGCCATGTCACAGGGTCATCGGAAAAAACGGGAATATTACCGGTTACCGGGGAGGTACGGAGATGAAACAATATCTACTTCATTTGGAAGCTGAAATGAAAGTGTGA
- a CDS encoding DUF2690 domain-containing protein — protein MVMTLSMFLVDFGFGKNQALAETHTYDGKSPFYNSCASSAVTKDKKWIDSNSYVELKFSTVCKTAWAKVTVTRPAVYNHEADARIVRSTDGKAYTCASSGGNGVVNIGQTSCYTPMVYDYDPRKAQAQGIHAIPNSDAYNKAVTIWY, from the coding sequence ATGGTGATGACACTGTCGATGTTTCTTGTCGACTTTGGGTTTGGAAAAAATCAGGCTCTGGCCGAAACACATACTTATGATGGAAAAAGTCCATTCTATAATAGTTGTGCAAGTTCGGCGGTAACGAAGGATAAAAAATGGATTGATTCAAATTCGTACGTAGAATTGAAATTCAGCACTGTCTGTAAAACCGCCTGGGCAAAAGTGACCGTGACACGCCCCGCCGTATACAACCATGAAGCGGACGCCAGAATCGTCCGAAGTACTGATGGTAAGGCCTATACATGTGCCAGTTCCGGGGGTAATGGTGTCGTGAATATCGGGCAGACCTCGTGCTATACACCAATGGTATATGATTATGACCCGCGCAAGGCACAGGCCCAAGGGATACATGCAATCCCAAATAGTGATGCATATAATAAAGCGGTGACCATTTGGTACTAA
- a CDS encoding DUF2690 domain-containing protein: MKKMVLCISFFVASLVLFGSLDFFASKASAETHTYDGKSPYYNNCANSAVTKKAVKIYANGASANLELKFSTTCKTAWAKLTLSRPAKADGEATALVVRNTDNKQFSCASPGGNGEINKGQTSCYTPMVYDLDPRKAKAVAFWPYTAGETDWY; encoded by the coding sequence ATGAAGAAAATGGTTTTATGTATTTCATTTTTTGTAGCTTCTTTAGTCCTTTTTGGCTCCCTTGATTTTTTTGCAAGCAAAGCATCAGCAGAAACACACACCTATGATGGAAAAAGTCCTTACTATAATAATTGTGCGAATAGCGCAGTAACGAAGAAGGCCGTGAAAATTTATGCCAACGGTGCTTCCGCCAACTTGGAGTTGAAATTCAGCACGACTTGTAAAACGGCTTGGGCAAAGCTCACTCTAAGCAGACCGGCTAAAGCAGATGGGGAGGCAACGGCTTTGGTTGTCCGAAATACTGATAATAAACAATTTAGCTGTGCATCTCCTGGAGGAAATGGCGAAATAAATAAAGGTCAAACGTCATGCTATACACCAATGGTCTATGATTTAGATCCGCGAAAAGCAAAAGCGGTGGCTTTTTGGCCATATACAGCAGGTGAAACCGACTGGTATTAA
- a CDS encoding NUDIX hydrolase: METELKVFDSNRIQTGVASREEVHRLGHLHEVFHCWFASSEAGVDHLYLQHRCAMKKDYPNLLDITAAGHLLAHETVYDGVREIKEEIGIDVSFEELVPLGIIEYHQTKEDFIDKELANVFLYESAHSFDDFTLQPEEVSGMVKVALNDFEELWTGAEDKVNIKGFEVNHEGRRMMIDRYVGRDEFVPHDLSYYESIIRLVRENLAK; this comes from the coding sequence ATGGAAACTGAGTTGAAAGTTTTCGATTCCAATCGCATACAAACAGGCGTGGCTTCGCGTGAGGAAGTACATAGATTGGGACATTTGCATGAGGTTTTCCACTGCTGGTTCGCAAGTTCGGAAGCGGGCGTGGATCACCTATATCTTCAGCATCGTTGTGCGATGAAAAAAGATTATCCGAACCTATTGGATATTACGGCAGCAGGCCATTTGCTGGCTCATGAAACGGTATACGACGGAGTCAGGGAGATTAAAGAAGAAATAGGCATTGACGTTTCCTTTGAAGAGTTGGTTCCATTAGGGATCATTGAATACCATCAAACGAAAGAAGATTTCATCGACAAAGAACTGGCAAACGTCTTTCTATATGAAAGTGCACATAGCTTCGATGATTTCACCCTGCAGCCAGAAGAGGTTTCCGGAATGGTGAAGGTTGCGCTGAATGACTTCGAAGAGCTTTGGACCGGAGCGGAGGACAAAGTGAATATTAAGGGATTTGAAGTGAATCACGAAGGCCGTAGGATGATGATCGATCGGTATGTTGGACGGGATGAGTTCGTTCCGCATGATCTTTCCTATTATGAAAGCATCATTAGATTGGTCAGGGAAAACCTCGCTAAATGA
- a CDS encoding transporter suffix domain-containing protein, protein MDKEVKKVKKSRFYKVGMGFLIISLLTWIIPVVAPFTPFSTAAKAGVITGAIVFAEVMFWAGALLVGKEVAAKYKGYLNPKNWRKEKG, encoded by the coding sequence TTGGATAAAGAAGTTAAGAAAGTAAAGAAGTCGAGGTTTTACAAAGTAGGAATGGGATTCCTGATCATTTCCCTTCTCACTTGGATCATTCCTGTCGTAGCTCCTTTTACGCCATTTTCGACTGCGGCTAAAGCAGGGGTCATAACAGGTGCGATCGTCTTTGCGGAGGTCATGTTTTGGGCAGGCGCGCTTTTGGTCGGGAAAGAAGTGGCTGCTAAATATAAAGGTTATTTAAACCCGAAAAATTGGAGAAAAGAAAAAGGGTGA
- a CDS encoding copper homeostasis protein CutC yields MVSINELTLLFLMDLIILYKLFLKHLHAGKENPMYIEFIATTIEDAIIIEESGADRIELVSSLAEGGLTPSHALIEAVVHSVKIPVNVMVRPHSQSFCYTQNDLEIMKKDIQIIRSLGANGVVLGALNEENEINLPYLEELLTVCEGLEITFHRAIDDTNDPVISAEMLARYPEITTILTSGGHGDFPSRMNTIQQMKRVCGDMAILVGSGLNKDNILAIHSELHTGHYHFGTAVRKNNSIIEGVTLEKAKEIVNMLKK; encoded by the coding sequence ATGGTATCCATTAATGAATTGACTTTACTATTCTTAATGGATTTAATAATCTTATACAAACTGTTCTTAAAACACTTGCATGCAGGAAAGGAAAATCCAATGTACATTGAATTCATTGCCACAACGATAGAAGATGCCATTATTATCGAAGAGTCGGGCGCAGACCGAATCGAGCTTGTCAGTTCTTTGGCCGAGGGGGGATTAACTCCCAGCCACGCCCTAATAGAAGCTGTCGTCCATTCAGTAAAGATTCCAGTCAACGTGATGGTAAGGCCTCATAGCCAGTCGTTTTGTTATACGCAAAATGATTTGGAAATCATGAAAAAAGATATTCAAATCATTCGATCACTGGGGGCGAACGGGGTCGTATTGGGTGCATTAAATGAAGAAAATGAAATCAATCTACCATACCTCGAAGAACTATTGACAGTATGTGAAGGGTTGGAGATTACATTTCACCGGGCCATCGATGATACAAACGACCCAGTCATTTCAGCTGAAATGCTGGCACGATATCCAGAAATCACAACGATATTGACGTCAGGTGGGCATGGGGATTTCCCCAGCCGCATGAACACGATTCAACAAATGAAAAGAGTCTGCGGCGACATGGCGATACTGGTTGGAAGCGGCTTAAATAAGGATAATATCCTTGCTATCCATTCTGAACTGCATACCGGCCACTATCATTTTGGTACGGCTGTTCGAAAAAACAACAGTATCATTGAAGGAGTTACATTAGAAAAAGCTAAGGAAATCGTAAACATGCTAAAGAAATAA
- a CDS encoding UPF0715 family protein, translated as MELWKMSQKASDLSDVIPYYFFSLVSSCLSLSTGMVMFSWRSWGVLGIIVFSFYVIIPYLLFAVPLQVLFNKHPKKFSLLYLCLYIFFSLLAVFIYSSVLNFDFSMEVLTTMNYYAISLSAALFFWFWDSVFLQGSFRKDCCF; from the coding sequence ATGGAACTTTGGAAAATGAGTCAAAAGGCATCGGATCTAAGCGATGTAATTCCTTATTATTTTTTTAGTCTAGTCTCATCCTGTCTGTCGCTTTCCACAGGGATGGTTATGTTTAGCTGGCGCTCCTGGGGGGTGCTTGGCATTATCGTGTTTTCTTTTTATGTCATTATCCCTTATTTATTATTTGCCGTTCCGCTACAGGTCCTTTTCAATAAACATCCTAAAAAATTCAGTTTACTTTATTTATGCCTTTATATTTTTTTCTCTTTGCTGGCTGTATTCATTTATAGTTCGGTGCTCAATTTTGACTTCAGTATGGAAGTTTTAACTACAATGAATTACTATGCAATAAGTCTTTCGGCGGCATTATTTTTTTGGTTTTGGGACTCGGTCTTTTTACAAGGCTCTTTTCGTAAAGATTGTTGTTTTTGA
- a CDS encoding putative protein N(5)-glutamine methyltransferase, with protein sequence MEFRNAAFNLGEINDVDGSKVAVFNGDAIYTSIVTKLRAAGCVFAEEEARLLIIAAGTTAELAGMVDRRIAGLPLEHVIGWVEFCGIRIEVDLGVFVPRKRTEFLVRQAAALATPGAVVVDLCCGTGAVGSAVGDVLEDIELYAVDIDPAAVRCARRNVISVNGQVYEGDLYEPLPANLRGRVDVLVANAPYVPTEGIALLPHEARMHEARVALDGGADGLDVQRRVAASATLWLAPGSHLLVETSERQAMQTVEIFGRYGMMPRVVKCDELDATVVIGTRPAL encoded by the coding sequence ATGGAATTTAGGAATGCCGCCTTTAACCTTGGGGAAATCAATGATGTTGATGGAAGTAAAGTGGCTGTTTTTAATGGAGATGCCATTTATACAAGCATCGTCACTAAACTTCGGGCCGCAGGTTGTGTTTTCGCCGAGGAAGAGGCCAGGTTGCTCATCATCGCGGCGGGGACAACGGCCGAACTGGCCGGGATGGTGGATAGACGGATTGCGGGTTTGCCCCTTGAACACGTCATCGGCTGGGTGGAATTCTGCGGTATCCGGATAGAGGTTGATCTCGGAGTCTTCGTACCCCGCAAAAGGACCGAGTTTTTAGTCCGCCAAGCGGCAGCGCTTGCTACGCCAGGAGCAGTCGTGGTGGACTTGTGCTGCGGCACTGGCGCGGTTGGCTCCGCTGTGGGCGATGTTCTCGAAGATATCGAGCTGTACGCCGTCGACATTGACCCCGCAGCGGTGCGGTGCGCGCGTCGTAACGTCATTTCAGTCAATGGTCAGGTATACGAAGGGGACCTCTATGAACCGCTTCCGGCCAATTTACGGGGACGTGTTGACGTACTGGTCGCAAACGCACCATACGTCCCTACTGAGGGAATCGCTCTTTTACCCCATGAAGCGCGCATGCATGAGGCGAGGGTGGCATTAGATGGCGGGGCGGATGGGCTTGATGTCCAGAGAAGGGTGGCGGCTTCGGCAACACTTTGGTTGGCACCGGGTTCCCATTTGTTAGTCGAGACCAGTGAGCGGCAAGCGATGCAGACCGTAGAAATCTTTGGTAGATACGGAATGATGCCACGGGTGGTAAAGTGTGATGAACTGGACGCCACTGTCGTAATTGGAACCAGGCCCGCACTCTAA
- a CDS encoding MerR family transcriptional regulator — protein MAMKVKELADLVGISVRTLHYYDEIGLLSPEEITDSGYRLYSNDNLEMLQQILFFRELGMPLKEIKQMITSSSFDKQDALKQHQKMLLEKRRQLDKLIKTVEKSIKHMKGEIEMTNKEKFEGFDFSQNPYEEEARKLWGDKAVDESKAKVAGMSKDAQKIVSDIYIKLASIRNDSPKSEEAQEAIKEWYDCLNNNFGTYSLDAFKGLGQMYVDDQRFTKNIDKYGDGLAKFMCDAMGHFADANKN, from the coding sequence GTGGCAATGAAAGTGAAAGAGCTGGCCGATTTAGTCGGAATTAGTGTGCGGACACTGCATTATTATGATGAAATCGGGTTATTATCGCCAGAGGAAATAACCGATTCAGGTTATCGCCTCTATTCGAATGATAATCTTGAGATGTTGCAGCAAATCCTGTTTTTCAGGGAACTTGGCATGCCGTTAAAGGAAATAAAACAAATGATAACCAGCTCTTCGTTCGATAAACAGGATGCGTTAAAGCAACATCAAAAAATGTTACTGGAGAAACGCAGGCAGCTCGATAAATTAATTAAGACGGTCGAAAAATCGATTAAGCATATGAAAGGGGAAATAGAAATGACGAATAAAGAAAAGTTTGAAGGATTTGACTTCAGTCAGAATCCATATGAAGAAGAAGCCCGCAAGCTTTGGGGGGATAAAGCTGTCGATGAGTCGAAAGCAAAAGTGGCGGGCATGTCCAAAGATGCACAGAAAATTGTATCGGATATCTATATAAAACTTGCGTCAATCCGAAATGACTCGCCCAAGTCGGAGGAGGCACAAGAGGCAATTAAAGAATGGTATGATTGTTTGAACAATAACTTCGGCACATACTCACTGGATGCTTTTAAAGGATTAGGTCAAATGTACGTCGATGATCAACGCTTCACCAAAAATATCGACAAATACGGTGATGGTTTAGCAAAATTCATGTGCGATGCGATGGGGCATTTTGCTGACGCTAACAAAAATTGA